A section of the Engraulis encrasicolus isolate BLACKSEA-1 chromosome 8, IST_EnEncr_1.0, whole genome shotgun sequence genome encodes:
- the LOC134453830 gene encoding olfactory receptor 52L1-like, whose product MLDGLLSSTAAYPRAVAHLATNVYSVSYAACLAEAYFHGIYGSTMYTTLTVMAYDRYVSIFQPLQYHAIMTPRKVRVLLVVANLLPVLLNTYTLIANFYGVCSLILLVGLPILLVLISYLKIIVLTYKLSADARKKAFTTCTAHLIVFLNFSLCSLFSVVYNRFNAKVPIGGHVFLTTSYTLWPPVLHPIVYGVKNQEIRKRLSKITRSVLLRTGCQLRPKTSTVSIRAD is encoded by the exons ATGCTGGATGGCTTGCTCAGCAGCACGGCAGCTTACCCCCGTGCAGTGGCCCACCTGGCAACCAATGTCTACTCGGTCTCATACGCAGCTTGTCTGGCTGAGGCGTACTTCCACGGTATCTATGGGAGCACTATGTACACAACACTCACTGTCATGGCCTACGACAGGTATGTGAGCATCTTCCAACCTCTGCAGTACCACGCTATCATGACCCCACGCAAAGTCAGAGTGCTTCTGGTGGTGGCCAACCTTCTTCCCGTCTTGCTG AACACTTACACTCTTATCGCCAACTTTTATGGTGTATGCAGTTTGATTCTACTAGTTGGCCTTCCGATATTACTGGTGCTTATATCCTATTTAAAAATCATTGTGTTGACGTACAAGCTGTCTGCAGATGCACGCAAAAAAGCTTTTACAACGTGCACTGCCCATCTGATCGTTTTCCTCAACTTCAGCTTGTGCTCCTTGTTTTCTGTGGTGTATAATCGCTTTAACGCCAAAGTTCCCATTGGGGGTCATGTGTTTTTGACAACTTCGTACACTCTTTGGCCTCCAGTCTTGCATCCAATTGTGTACGGGGTAAAGAACCAGGAAATCAGGAAACGTCTATCGAAAATCACAAGGTCTGTCCTCCTACGAACTGGGTGTCAGCTGAGACCAAAGACATCAACTGTTTCTATAAGAGCAGATTAA
- the LOC134453622 gene encoding TLC domain-containing protein 3A-like: MIILLSGFLFFSGLFVTFKHVIKTRTNLKDADVAFLSTRIVSSIHALLASSAGVLIVASCSDVMNDRHRLATDFVWFGAPYMAYDIYAMYQVHHLSEMGKGSEDHTGHSLHTISKFLHKNVLLVLHHTALLTIFMPVTLFLRRGLGDFFIGCFFITELSTPFVSAGKVLIQLGLQDSTLHKINGLMVLLTFFLCRILLFPFMYWVYGRSYNIPLYRVPFRLPWHCNLGNLCILTPQLYWFFLLCCKARHLYLRQMKAHGNKAKTS, from the exons ATGATCATTCTGTTGTCAGGATTCCTATTTTTCTCCGGACTTTTCGTTACTTTCAAACATGTCATTAAAACTCGCACAAACTTGAAAGACGCGGATGTGGCGTTTCTCAGTACACG GATAGTGTCCTCTATCCATGCACTGCTGGCCTCCTCAGCTGGTGTCTTGATCGTGGCATCCTGCAGTGATGTTATGAATGACAG GCACAGACTTGCAACAGATTTTGTGTGGTTCGGAGCACCTTACATGGCGTATGACATATATGCCATGTACCAGGTGCATCATCTGAGCGAGATGGGGAAAGGCTCTGAGGACCACACAGGGCATTCACTTCACACCATCTCCAAGTTCCTCCACAAGAACGTCTTGTTGGTCCTGCACCACACAGCCCTGCTGACAATCTTCATGCCTGTTACTCTG TTCCTGCGGAGAGGCCTGGGCGACTTCTTCATCGGTTGTTTCTTCATCACAGAACTCAGCACACCATTCGTATCAGCAGGAAAGGTCCTTATTCAG cTGGGATTACAAGACTCCACTCTACACAAAATCAACGGCCTGATGGTCCTTCTGACTTTCTTCCTGTGTAGAATATTACTCTTCCCCTTCATGTATTGGGTCTATGGCCGGAGCTACAACATACCTCTTTACCGAGTGCCCTTTCGTCTTCCATGGCACTGTAACCTTGGCAACCTCTGCATACTCACACCACAGCTGTACTGGTTCTTCCTGCTATGCTGTAAGGCTCGACACCTTTACCTTCGCCAGATGAAGGCACACGGCAACAAAGCTAAGACAAGCTGA